The Theobroma cacao cultivar B97-61/B2 chromosome 1, Criollo_cocoa_genome_V2, whole genome shotgun sequence genome contains the following window.
TTTGTTTGATTGatcaaaaatttgattttcaagcAAATTCTTGGGATATTGAAAGAATTTGCACATGTTCCTAACAATGATTATTTAGAAGGCAGGTTGATCAAAATTTGTCAATGATACTGATCTCTGGAAAAATATTGAGTTTGGTGCCTCCTTAGCCCTTTTCATCATTATCATTCCCTAGCATTCTATATCAAGTTTTGCTTTTCTACTGGCAATATTCCTCATTTGCACTACCCTTCCTAGTTGCCCCCATTTACCCAATACATGAAGGGCATTCTGCGTAGTTTTCTTTAGTCAAGTTGAGCTggtttttgttaaattttaaattgtttgaCTTGTGCGTTTTCCTTCTCATATTTTGGTCCTGCCCTTAGATGCCTTTCTTTTAGAAAGATTATTGTGGGTTACATATTTTGGATCATTGTATCATATGaatattttctttgaaaaaaatgatacCTTCCtgatctttaaattttttctttgttctagGAACTTGGAAGTCATATTTACTCCACATGTTGATGCAACTCTTTGACCATTTTGCTGAGTTCCTACATAAATTGTGTTCATGAAACAGCCCAGCAACGTGGCTCTGGCTTTGTAAACTATCTTTCATGAATGTAGTCCTTGAAGATGGAGCAAAATGGTGTCTGCTTGATTCTTCTGACAACATGGGGGATAACTTTTTCGTATAATTGAGATGGTTAGAAGATGCATCAATAATGACACTGATGTAgagtaaaatttgaaaaacaagcaagctTATTCTGGGGAAACCAACATTCTAGACTATGCCTAGTTTATTGGTGTCAGAATCATGGGGAGTTAGCATTTGAATATATCTAATGGAATTAATTTACCCTGctaatttcaatatttcaGTAACTCCTTGATATTCTGCTATCTCAATGGTGTGTTCTTCAATCACTAATTTACAGTGCACAACTTTAGCAGTCATCTTAATTGGCAAACAATGAATAATAGAATTCAGAACTCTTTCTTCCAGTAACCAATATTCAAATCTGTAGGTTTTGCCAGTATGCTATGCGCAATGAAACCCATGTTCCTTTCTGTAGGCTTTTTGCTTTTCTGTAGTTTGCATACTGTATGGAGATATCATTAACTTTCATGACGATGATCTGTCTCATCAAAGATCTCCTCCTGCATGGACAAAAACAGTTGGggcatatatattttcttctccttcGAGATTTGATGGAGGAAAATTCACTAGAAAGAGTTTTTTTCCACTTACTTGCAAAAGCTCTTCAATGACATCTTCCAGCGTTATTATGCCAATAGCTTCCCCATCTCCACTGGTCAGAGGGAGTGAATCATCATTGATTTGCAGGATTTCTGAGTGGATGTCCCTTGCCCATTTCTTGCCTTTGGATGATGCTCTATGTGAATTTCCATCTAAACTTTTCCACTTTTTGAGCGTTCTTTTGCTTGGTAAACATTTCCCCGGTGGATGCTTTTCGCCATCAATGTCCAACCGAACATCTCTGTCCGAGTGTTCACTGGCTGTATGCTCTGTTTTGTTGTTCTGTTTTATTACAACAGCCATATGGCTGTGACCTTTCTGAAACTCATTTAGTATGTCATACAAAGGCATTGTCTCAGGAACCCTAGCACACATGAAACAAATATTAAAGGAGATCTTAATGTCAGTCAATGTAACCTTGGGCTTGGTTTAGCAGATAATATTAGCAAATCCTATTACTTCCATTATGTCTTGCAAATTTAATCAATGAAAGTCATATGTTTACGAAGATTCCGCAGCATAGATACGCCGTGCATGACTGGCACATGCAGTTTTATGGTAATTTCTTCATAATACAGCTCAGTGCATATGATCCTTAATGGAGTATCAGCAGCTTAGAATGCATATCTTTACCCCTTGTATACCTTGGAATCCTGCGAAGCGTGATGTTTTTTACAGGCACCTCATCTTCTGGATGGATGGTTAACAAGTTCTTCACCTAATATCAAAACTAGAATATTAGTgatcttgacacatttttgACAGTGCAAGGCATTTTAATTGGACTACGGGCAGAAAAGATAACAAGAGATGATTCTGCATCaaaatttgatgattttgagCTTGCTGCTGCATAATAAGTGAAAACCATGAAATGAAATTGTCGTAAACTGctgaataaatgaatgaaaattacCAAAACAAGTCCAATTATGTTTTCTAAACGCTCATGGTAAACAGGTATCCTGCTATGCCCTTTCTCCAGAATTAACTTCATCAAATCCCTGCATGTTCTTGGATTGCAAATAGTATGTTATGCATCTTATTAAGGGATTGCTGCCAGGAAATCTAGTAATTGGTAAATGCAActaaagtttttctttatcaAGGGTATTCTAACCTGTCCAATTTAGCATTGATATTAATTGCAAAAGTTTCAGATATAGAAGTCATTGCGTCCATTGCTGTTTTCTCACTTAGTTCAAGTGCTCCTGCTATTATTGTTGTCTCATCACGTGTCAATTCTCCACCCTTGCCAGCCTGCGTAAGAGTCAGAATGCGTTACTTCGCTGCAAGCAAAGGGAGGGAGGGTAGGTGTTTGAAGCGGTTCATGGTTAAGGACCTCATCATACCTCATTACCATGCAAATCAACAAGTGTTTTCAACTCAGCACGGCGGAAAAGAGCTTCATGCCCTTTCCCCAGGAGAAGGTCTAATAGCTAATAAAACAGAAGCAGTAGTCAGCACTTTCGTTGGGGCATCTACAATCACTACTCAGATATAGCTTGTCAAGTACAGACACAACGATTTTCACCTTGCTTATTGGATATGCAACTGGAAAACAAATCCAAACTAGAATTTGAACAAATGGAGCAACTTTTGCACCAATTGCTAGACCATATCGGGTACAAACTGCTTGGGGTACAATCTGCATTATAAGGAAGAAAACGAGACGGGTTGATGTACAAAACTGAAAAGAGAGCATTTTTTGGCTCGAAGAAAAAGCTCAGAAAAGCCTAAACATGAGACTGAAAACCTGAAATGAAACTAACCTCACCAAACAAAAGTATCAGGGTGACTGAAATAAGAATAGCTCCCCAAGCTGATACCAAGCTGTCCAGAAAGATTGGAAGGGCCTGTAAAACCAATAAACTCAGAGTTAGAAAGTTCCAACTGTGAGTGACAACACTAGATATGACATGAAAGTCCTCCACTAATTCATACCTCCATAGCTGCAGCATTGCAGATTAATAGAGAGCACAGAAGCAAATGCTGTCTTCTAACAACTGGAAGTATCTTTGCTGTCATAAATAATACAAGCCACAGCAAATGGACTCatttaaagaagaagaagaagaaaaagaagatgcaATTTATTTACCAAAAAAAGAGGGTATCAGAAGATCATTACTGGCATGTTTACTATCAGTAGGCGTTCCAGACCTAGCAAGAACTTCAAGATCAACAAGGCTCATAGACATGAGCCCCATCGTGAGTCCAGACATCAACCCAGCAAACAACACTAGACCGGCAACTATAATGATCTGAATAAAGAACCCCGTTTCACAGCAATGATACTCTATTGCCATtcacttcttttctttcctcttctttcggtctttgtttttctctttgttatctgataagaattttttatgtaaagaTAACAACAGCTCTGTACATAGCCAAGAAATCTAGTGTACATGAATGAACTTATTCGACAGATAACGacagaataaaatataagattcGACTCTTTTTCTGTATGGCCCTGTCAACCGAGATGTCTGGgacttctctcttttttcttccttcaaaATGAAGGAGAGATTGAAAGGTGATCAAGACAACAATATGAAACAGGTGTTTTGCCTGTTGGAAGTTGGAACACTCTCCTAAACTTTTTCTAGTTCTGTTATACCCTGCCAAATTCTGCTACCTATACTGTTATATATGATGACTGATATTTAAGATAAAACCATGGtctgcataattttctctcttttttctcacAAGGACAATTGCAAACTTTAAGTTATTTgataaagagaaattaaaatcTCAACCCCCTAATCCTCACTTCCTCACCATGCGAAATTCATTCTTTAGGAATAAGTATAACTCGCAAAGGTTACTTAACCTTTAGAGATGCTTAAAGGGTTTTATGATCCAAACccaactctttttttttttcttttctttagatGTAGTAATTGCATAAAGACCACAGTAAAGAAAGTTTGATTCTTTGCCAAAAGGGTAATGCCACTATGTTAAGTCGAGGTTACTAGAAAGTCCTTGTCACGGCTCATTAGAACTTGTTTTCTTATCCAATAAAAGggaaaaccaaaagaaaaatagaaaccCTTTGGAGGAGATTGCCTAGTTTCAATGGAAGGGCGTTGATGTTACTAAGATTCGATGTTGGGTTCTGACTTATAAAATGAGGAGAAAGGATGGGATTATCACaacaacctttttttttttttttcctgtctTGCTTAAATTATAAGCTCTTTCTGGTGCAAGACATCGAAGGATCCACTTAGATTGTAACCTGCCATGCCAGCAAGGATATGCAAACAAAACCCAAGGAATATGACCCGCAATTTGATTACATTGGCCAACATTTGTTCTGGCATCTTGTTCTCACCACTGAAACACGTTAGTTAATGGATTTGATGCCATTGTTCTAAGAATTATTCCAAGAATCAAGTTAGGTCATATCTTGTTGGAGGTGCAACCCATAAGATGGTATTACAGCACTTCAGGGGAATTTGCTTTGCTCTATTTCCTATGCCCATCTAGTTAGTTAGAATCTTTCACCCCAAAATTCATTGATCACGGCATATTTTAACAATAGAACGTGATATTTTCCTctcttttattgatttgatttggtttttatatatttgagCTTCGAGAGAGGAGTTGAAACTCGAGACAAGAGTCAAGACCCTCTTTGTAGTAGCAACGGTCACTTAATCAGTAGTTTAAGCTTGAGttaatcttttcatttctccACCTAAGAGTTAAGACTTGATTTGGGCTATTGAATCAAATTGCACTTTATACTTTGAAAGAGAAGtaaagataaaatgtttaattagCTAATAATAGCAAGAAATATTATTGGCCAACataaaagatttaatttaattacacatatttacatagtTAACCACCATTGTACTCTTTTATCTCTTTTGGTCACTAATATAAacaatgaaggaaaaaaagtttatagcataaaaatgtttataaattgaaaaattatacgTGTAAGTTTGTTATATCGATTGAGATTATAGTATGATTTTATTAAGGAGAATCTTAaagatatttattaaaatattatttatgataatattttaacattaaatctaataattaataattaatgtgGTAATTTTCAATACATTTTAAGAAGATAGAACTTCATATAGTAACTTGAACAAATGTTGTTATGATACTCATTAACAAAATCCTATAATtcattactattttatttcaatctCCTGAAAGAACTACTTCCTGAAATACATGGTCTCATGGATAAAGCAACATTGTGGGCCTCAAAAATCGCAATGGTGATTGGGTTGAACATGGACACGTAAACTAGGAAATGGGCTCCCAAGGTTAAGCCCTGAAAGGCTAAAACCTGACCTTCTTCTCCGCACCGTGTCTACTGTCCGGTAACCGGAACCCCTTCATCATccgaaagaagaaagaacacTCCTCCAATTCAGTAAAAAGTAGAAGCTCTCTAATTTTGCCAACATCTTTAGAGAAATGTTAAGAGCCCTGTCTTTGACACGAACCTGCCTCAGGTCCCGATGTCAGTCCCTCTCCCACCGACCTTCTCCTTCTCCACTTTCCATTCTCTCTTCACCATACTCAACTTCAAAGCAGCAAAACAGAGTCACTGAAGATGACCAACACACCACCGTTTCAGTTTTCAACAGGGACCCAACTGACCCACCTCGGCTCTTCCTCGTCCAGCCCCGTCTCCGTCCCGCTACTTTCTTGCAGGCTAAGCTCAACGAGGCTCTTTGTCTAGCTAATTCCCTAGAGGAACAGCGTGATGGGTACTTCGACACTGATTTCTTCGACAAGGAGTTGCCTCCTCATGTTGTTGTCCAAAACCCTTCTCTTAAATCTTCCAAAATCCGCGCAGGtataaaaaatcttttggtattttcctttttgactCATTTTCACTTAGGGAACATTTAGTTGTTAATGTTTACTACTTCCTCATTGTTTACGATAATGAAAGGGAAAAATGTGTGTTAATACAGAAGTAACATTTTTGAACATTTCTTAGTttcaaatttagttttttgagtaacaataaatttatgttacaattgaattatttgtttatttttttatcaaacttGATTTGAAATGTTATTATATAGGGAAAAGTAAGTAGTCAATGTAATTGTAAAACAGGGCTTACTATCTTGTACTCGATTCGGTTTTGGCTTGTTTTGGGTTGCTTGATTAATTGccttttgattttattgaaaaGCTATTCTTTTTGGGTGTTTTAGCTTTGttaatcatgtttttagacattttttcaatattttgttcttgaattctgttttattttatttctagaCACGTATTTTGGACCTGGAACTGTACATAACATCAAATGCCATTTGAATGCTGTCGAGTCCAAGGCAAGGAGCTTCTTATAATCTTTCTTCTTATCTTTGCAGTGGCATAGCCAGAATTTTTAGTGGGGTCATACTCATATACTAATTCACATAATATAAAGACATACTTTTTAACATTGTATTATTAAAAACACTTTGCATTAAATctaaaaactttaaatattcaaaaagaTTTAGTATGTTATATATTGCTTCCCaaagtttttgttttagaatGAGATATTTTACCATGCAGTCACGCCTATGATATAATCATCCTTGAATATTACAAATTAGGTTGGGTATTATTTAGTTATTACTTTTGTTATATACATTTTGCTTTGCAAAACATGTGTTTAGATATCAGAATAAACAAATGATTTTGATTAGgaagaattaaaattaatctttGTGCataataaaatgcatgattttACTCTTATTAAGAACAATTATATTTGAACATATGTCACCTTTCACATTTTAATCACATAACTTATTAATATATAGTCAaatttatgcaaattaaaaGACTTTTTAACATAAAGCTACGTATTACTCATTGTCAATATAAAAATGGACGAAAACTCTTTATGTTTGAcccccttttttatttttttatttaatttgagtgggttcaatacaaaaaattgcaaaaattttactacagatatatatataaacctaactttttaaaaattgaccCCACAAACCACTATGTAGCTGCGCCCCTGGTTCTTTATTATGAGTGAATGATTTTCATGGAACTGTGGAAGCCTTATCTATAACAATATGATTTTACTAGGATGAAGTTGATGCTGTCTTCATCAATACCATTCTGTCCGGAATACAGCAACGTAATTTGGAGGCAAGTAATGGCTGCCTACTTTCTCTCAGTCTTTTGGTGGCAAGGCAAACGCAAGCTATAGTCCCATGTGCTTTGGtaatatattttcttgttttcgaTTTTCAATGACAGCGAATTTGGGGCAAACCTGTGTTAGATCGCGTGGGCCTTATAATAGAAATATTCAATGCTCATGCGCATACAAAGGAGGCAAAGTTACAGGTACAGTTCCTGCCTTTACTTGGCATGACATTGCATTTTGAATTCCACTATTTGTTTTCTCTTAAACTGGTTTATGCACT
Protein-coding sequences here:
- the LOC18611341 gene encoding DUF21 domain-containing protein At2g14520, which codes for MAIEYHCCETGFFIQIIIVAGLVLFAGLMSGLTMGLMSMSLVDLEVLARSGTPTDSKHATKILPVVRRQHLLLCSLLICNAAAMEALPIFLDSLVSAWGAILISVTLILLFGEIVPQAVCTRYGLAIGAKVAPFVQILVWICFPVAYPISKLLDLLLGKGHEALFRRAELKTLVDLHGNEAGKGGELTRDETTIIAGALELSEKTAMDAMTSISETFAININAKLDRDLMKLILEKGHSRIPVYHERLENIIGLVLVKNLLTIHPEDEVPVKNITLRRIPRVPETMPLYDILNEFQKGHSHMAVVIKQNNKTEHTASEHSDRDVRLDIDGEKHPPGKCLPSKRTLKKWKSLDGNSHRASSKGKKWARDIHSEILQINDDSLPLTSGDGEAIGIITLEDVIEELLQEEIFDETDHRHES